The DNA region GGGTCGCCGCCACGGTCTTCCGAAGTGCCCCGAGGACCTTCGAGCTCATCGCGTTCTCCTGACTTGAGTTGCACGGCATGGGACACGGGACCCCGTCAGCGCCTACTCCCGGCGCCCGAGCGCACGGGGATCGCGGTGGCACCGACGGGGTCCCGCCGGGTGGAGCGAGCGCGGTTCTGGTCGTGCTCGTAGCCCCACCCATCGGACCGGGCGGATCGGCAGTCCCGAGGATCTGCCACTGTCACGCCCGGTGGTAGATCCACACAGACGACGCCCCCCGGCGCCCAATCGCCTGCATGGATCCGTTGCTCGACATCACTCTCGGTCGCGGCCATCGAGGCATGGCGAGCCGTCACGGCCCGACACATGTCGCCTCGACTGCTCGTCGAGGCCGTCACTGCCTCATTGCCCCACATGGACGCTCCCGAGATCGGTCCGGATCAGACCCTTTCGATACCTGTTACGTACTTCCGTGCGTTGACGTTGCAGTTACATCGGAAATATGAGAAAAGTCCCGCAAACCCGCCACTGGGACGCGTTTGCGGGACTTTGCCCGGGATCGCTCAGCGCACCTCGGTCGTCGAGCTCAGCTCGTCGACGACACCCTCGTCGCCGGCGTCGACCGAGTAGTCCGACGCCACCGTGGCGTCCTCACCGTCGGACACCTTGAGCGCCCTCAGGATCGGAGTCAGCACGACAACCACGACGATGTTGAGCAGGAACGCGGTGAGCGCGATGTAGATCGGGGTCTCCGTGCCCGGGAACGGCGCCAGCGGGCCGCCGAAGTGCTCCTGCGTGGGCGAGGAGACGCCGTAGGCGACGTACGTCCCGTACGCCATCCCGACCGCCCAGCCGGCCAGGACCGCCCAGCGGTGGAACCACCGGGTGTAGAGCCCGACGACGATCGCCGGCAGCGTCTGCAGGATCCAGACGCCCCCGAGCAGCTGCAGGTTGATGGCGTACGACTTCGACAGCGCCAGCACGAAGAGCAGCGCCCCGAACTTCACGATCAGGGACACGATCTTGGCCTGCTTGGCCTCGTCCTGCGGGGTCGCGTCGGGCCTGAGGTAGGCCTTGTAGATGTTGCGCGTCCACAGGTTCGCCGCCGCGATCGACATGATCGCCGCCGGCACCAGGGCACCGATGATGATCGCGGCGTACGCGACGCCGGCGAACCACGCCGGGAACTGGTCCTCGAAGAGCTGCGGGATCGCCAGCTGCGGGTTCGGCGGGTCACCGACCATGACGCCGGCGGCGAGGGCGACGAACCCGAGCAGCGCCAGGAGCCCCAGCAGGAACGAGTACGCCGGCAGCAGCGAGGCGTTGCGACGGATCACGTTGCGGCTGCGCGTGGAGAGGACGCCGGTGATCGAGTGCGGATACATGAACAGCGCCAGCGCGGAGCCGAGGGCGAGCGAGGCGTAGGCCCACTGGCCGGCGGCCTGCGACGGGAAGAGCGCCTTCGGTGCCGCCTCGCCGGCGGCGATCGCGTCGGCGTTCTCGGTGTTGAAGGTGTCGAAGCTGCCCTGCACCGTCTCGAAGATGTTGCCCCAGCCACCGAGCTGCGACGGGATGTAGATGATGGCCACGATGATCACGATGTAGATCAGCGAGTCCTTCACGAACGCGATCAGCGCCGGCGCCCGCAACCCGGAGGAGTACGTGTAGGCGGCCAGCACCGCGAACGCGATGAAGAGCGGCAGGTCACGGATGAACCAGTTCGACGAGTCGCTCTGCAGGCCCATCACCTCGAGCACGACCTCCATGCCGACCAGCTGCAGGGCGATGTAGGGCATCGTGGCGAGCAGGCCGGTCAGCGCGACCGCGAGACCGAGGGACTTGGACCCGTAGCGGCCGGTGACGAAGTCGGCCGGGGTGACGTACCCGTGCTTGTGCGAGACCGACCACAGCTTCGGCAGGAACGCGAAGATGATCGGGTAGACGAGGATCGTGTAGGGCACGGCGAAGAAGCCGACGGCGGCGCCGGCGAACAGCGTCGCGGGGACCGCGATGAAGGTGTAGGCCGTGTAGAGGTCGCCGCCGATGAGGAACCAGGCCACGAACGTACCGAACCCACGGCCACCGAGGCCCCACTCGTCGAGGTTGTCCATCGACTTCGCGCGGCGCCAGCGCGCGGCGGAGAAGCCGAGGATCGTGACCAGCAGGAAGAGGAAGGCGAAGACCGAGACCGCTACGGCGCTCACTGGCCGCCCTCCTTCCACGGGCGCCCGGCGGCGGCACGGTCACGCCGGAACGCGGCCTTGGCGACGAAGTAGGCGACGGTCGTGAACAGGACCGAGCAGGGGATGAGGACGAGCTGGAACCAGAAGTAGAACGGGAATCCGGCGAACGTCGGGTCCTCCTTCGCGTACAGCGGCACCGCGAGTGACGGGGCTGCTGCCGCGACCAGGAGGACCCCGACGAGGATCCACGAGCCCTTGGACGAGGACGGCATGGGTCACCTCCGAGATCTGTCGAAGTGGGTTGGGGCGATCTGTGACCTTGGTCACATTCACCTGCGGTGTCCAGCCCCACCCGATCAGCACGACGACGAACGGTCGATCTGCCGCGACGAGCGGTCGAATCGCCTGCCGCGCGACGCCTTCAGGGCTAGCCTGCAAGGTGATCTCCCCCTCGGCACAGGAGCGCCCATGAGCACTGAAGTCCCCAGGATCGACCGGCGCCGCCTGCTCGGCGCTGCCGTGGCCGGCGCCGCGGCGACTCCGCTCCTCACCGGATCGGCCGGATCGGCCGGCTCGGCGAGCGCGGCGGAGGCGGCGGACGCGGCAGCCGATCCGCTCGGGCGCGGCGAGGCCGTCCGGCCGGGCGCCGACCGGGCCGCTGCCGACGGCTGGGCGGTGCTGTCCGGCGAGCGGGTCGGCATCATCACCAACCCCACCGGCGTCCTGCGCAACCTGCGCAACATCGTCGACGAGATGCACGAGTCGGGGGCCGTGAGCATCGCCGGAGTGTTCGGACCGGAGCACGGCTTCCGCGGCACGGCCCAGGCGGGCGGCTCGGAGGGGACGTTCGTCGACGAGCGCACCGGGCTGACGGTCTACGACGCCTACGGCGCGAACGTGGCGAAGATGAGGGAGCTGTTCACCGCGGCCGACGTCGAGACGGTCGTCTTCGACATCCAGGACGTCGGCTCCCGGTTCTACACCTACATCTGGACGATGTGGACGGCGATGCAGGCGGCCGTCGCGACCGGCAAGCGCTTCGTGGTCCTCGACCGCCCCAACCCCGTGGGCGGGACCGCCCGTGGACCGATGATGACGGCGGCGTACACCTCGGGCGTCGGCGCCCGCGAGATCGTCCAGCAGCACGGGATGTCGGTCGGCGAGCTGGCTCGGTTCTTCGACGGCGAGTTCCTCGAGGAGCACGCCGGCGGGCGCCTGGACCAGCTCGACATCGTGCAGGTCTCCGGGTGGCGACGGATGATGCTGTACGCCGACACCGGCCTCGACTTCGTCCTGCCGAGCCCCAACATGCCGACGCCGGACACGGCGCTCGCCTACCCCGGCACCTGCATGTTCGAGGGCACCAACCTCTCCGAGGGACGCGGCACGACCAAGCCGTTCGAGCTGGTCGGGGCGCCCTTCGTCGACCACCGCTGGGCCGCGGCGCTGGAGGAGGCGAACCTGCCCGGTGTGACGTTCCGGGAGGCCTACTTCAACCCCTCGGTCAACAAGTTCGCCGGCCAGGTCTGCGGAGGCGTGCAGGTCACGATCCAGGACCGCGACCGGTTCGATCCCGTCCGTACCGGGGTCGAGATGCTGGTCACCGCGAAGGCGCTCTATCCCGAGTTCGCCTGGCGCCAGGACTCGTGGGACACCGCCCGTCCGTTCTGGATCGACAAGCTCACCGGATCGACGAGACTGCGTACGCAGATCGACGCCGGCGCCACCGGCGACGAGGTCGAGACGGCCTGGCGCGAGGAGCTGGCCGCCTTCGACGCGACCCGCCGCCAGTACCTGCTCTACCGCTAGCCCGCCGACCCGGCGCATCAGTCCCGCGCAGGCGGGACAGTTGCGCCGACTCGGCGGGTCTTTCCGGGACAGTAGCGCCGGGTCAGCGGAGGGCGGCGGTGGCGGCCGCGAGCGCGGTGACGCGGTCCCAGTCGCCGGAGGCGAGCGCGTCGGCGGGGGTGAGCCAGGAGCCGCCGACGCAGCCGACGTTGCGGAGGCCGAGGTAGCTGGGCGCCGTCGCGAGCGAGATGCCGCCGGTGGGGCAGAAGCGTGCGTCGGGGAGCACCGAGGGCAGCGAGCCCAGGAACTTGGCGCCGCCCGAGGCCTCGGCCGGGAAGAACTTCATCGCGGTGTGGCCGGTCTCGAGGACCGCGAGGGCCTCGGAGACGGTGGCGGTGCCGGGCAGGAACGGCAGACCGGTGTCGCGCATCGCGCCGAGCAGGGTCGGGGTCGCTCCCGGCGAGACGAGGAACTGGGCCCCGGCCGCGGCGGCCTCCTTGGCGAGCAGCGGCGTGGTCACGGTGCCGGCGCCGATCAGGACCTCCGGCACCTCGGCCGCGATGGCCCGGATGGCGTCCAGCGCCACCGGCGTACGCAGCGTCAGCTCGACCACGGGCACGCCACCCTCGGCGAGGGCGCGAGCCACCGGCACCGCCTGGTCGACGGCGTCGACGACGACGACCGGGATCACCGGGGAGAGGTCGAGCAGGTCGGTGGACTTCAGGTCAGACATGGACGGGGCTCTCCTGGGACGATGCGGCGCTCTGCTGGATGGGAGCGAAGGGGAAAACGGAGGCGCCGGTGTCGGCAGAGCCGACGGTGGCACGGAAGGCAGCGAAGAGCTCACGGCCGGTGCCGCGCCACTCCGCGTCGAGCGGCGCGCGGCCGGTGGTCGGCCGGTGCGCGAACTCGTCGGGGTCGACCCCGATGCTCAGGGTGCCGGCGACGGCGTCGACGGTGATCAGGTCGCCGTCCTGCACGCGGGCGAGCGGTCCGCCGAGCGCGGCCTCGGGCGTGAGGTGGATGGCGGCGGGCACCTTGCCGGAAGCGCCGGACATCCGGCCGTCGGTGACGATGGCGACGTGCTGACCGCGGTCCTGCATCACGCCGAGCGCCGGGGTGAGCTTGTGCAGCTCGGGCATGCCGTTGGCCGCGGGGCCCTGGTAGCGGATCACCGCGACGAAGTCGCGACCGTCGAGGCGCTTCTCGGAGAAGGCGGTGAGGAAGTCGGCCTGGTCGTCGAAGACCACCGCCGGGGCGGAGACCACCCGGTGCTCGGGCGCCACCGCGGAGGTCTTGATGACAGCGGTGCCGAGGTCGCCGGTCAGGACCCGCAGGCCGCCGTCGGGGGAGAACGGGTCGTCGGCCGGGCGCAGCACGTCGAGGTCGCCGGAAGTGGGCGCACCCTCGACCAGCTCGATCTCACCGTCGCGGGTGAGCCGGGACTCCTGGGTGTAGGCCGACAGCCCCGGGCCGAGGATCGTGGTGACGTCCTCGTGAAGCAGCCCGGCCTCGAGCAGGGTGCGGATCAGGAAGCTCACGCCACCCGCGGCGTGGAAGTGGTTCACGTCGGCGGAGCCGTTGGGGTACATCCGGGTGAGCAGCGGCACGACCGGCGACAGGTCGGAGAGGTCGCCCCAGGTCAGCTGGATCCCGGCGGCGCGGGCGATCGCGACCAGGTGCATGGTGTGGTTGGTCGAGCCACCCGAGGCGAGCAGCGCGACGCAGGCGTTGATGATCGACTTCTCGTCGATCATCTCGCCGATGCCGGGACCACCCGTGAGCGCCAGCTCGGTGGCGCGCTCGGCGGCGGCGCGGTTGAGCGCGGCGCGCAGGAGAGTGTCCGGCGAGGCGAACGAGGAGCCCGGCAGGTGCAGGCCGAGCACCTCCATCAGCAGCTGGTTGGAGTTGGCGGTGCCGTAGAAGGTGCAGGTGCCGCGGGAGTGATAGCTGGCGGCCTCGGCCTCGAGCAGCTCCTCGCGGGTGGCCTCGCCGGCTGCGTACCGCTGGCGGACGCGGGCCTTCTCCTTGTTGGGGAGGCCGGAGGACATCGGGCCGGCCGGGACGAAGACGGTCGGCAGGTGGCCGAACGAGAGGGCGCCGATCAGCAGCCCCGGCACGATCTTGTCGCACACGCCCAGCATCAGCGCCGCGTCGAACATGTCGTGCGAGAGGGCGATCCCGGCCGACATCGCGATCACGTCGCGGGAGAAGAGGGAGACCTGCATGCCGTCGCGGCCCTGGGTGATGCCGTCGCACATGGCGGGTACGCCGCCCGCGACCTGCGCCAGCCCGCCGGCCCGCATGACCGCGGCCTTGAGGAGCGGCGGGTAGGTCTCGTAGGGCGCGTGCGCCGAGAGCATGTCGTTGTAGGAGGTCACGATCGCGACGTTGGGCTTGGCCGCGGGGGTGATCACCTTGAGCTCGGCCTTCGTCGGCGCGGTGGAGGCCGCGAAACCGTGGGCCAGGTTGCTGCACGCGAGCCGGCCGCGGGCGGGCCCGGCAACACGGGCTGCCGCGATGCGGGCCAGGTAGTCGGCCCGGGTGGCGGCGGAGCGCTCGATGAGGCGCGCGGTCACGTCGGCGACGGTGGGGGAAACGGCAGTCACGGGTCCTCCAAAGACAGTGTGCTTTGGCACACAATGACATGATCTTTGGATCGATACAAGTAAATCTTTGGTACGACGAAGACATAAGTAGCGTACGCTCACCTCATGCCCGAGATGACAACCGCCGCCGACGTACTCGATCTGGTGCGCTCCGGACGCGCCGTGACCCGCAGCGATCTGCAGAAGACGACCGGCCTGTCGCGTACGGCCGTGGTCTCCCGGGTCTCGGCCCTCGTCGACGCCGGGCTGATCCTCACCGGCGAGGAGCTCGCCTCCACCGGTGGCCGGCCGCCGGGATCGCTCACCTTCAACGCCGACGCCGGCGTCGTCCTGGCCGTCGCGATCGGGCGCTCCCGCAGCCAGCTCGCCGTCTTCGACCTCGACGGCCGAGAGCTCGCCGGCGACACCCGTGACCACGAGGTCGGCATCGCGGCCGACGACCTGATGCCCGACGTGACCGACCGGCTGGAGCGGCTCCTCGAGGGCATCGCCCCGCCGGTCCTGGGCGTCGGGATGAGCCTGCCGGGTGTCGTCGACCCCGTCCGCCTGGTCTCGGTCGACTCACCGGTGATGCGGGGCTGGGACGGCGTCGCGCTCGCCCCCTACTTCGAGCGGCTCACCGACGGGCCGTTGGTGCTCGTCAACGACACCGACGCACTGGCCACGGCCGAGCTCTTCGGGAGCGGGCTGCACCCGCGTGACGCGCTCGTCGTGAAGGCGTCGACCGGCCTCGGTCTGGCCGTCATCGCCGACGGCAAGGTGCTGCGCGGCCACGCCGGCGCCGTCGGCGAGATCGGGCACACCCGGGTCGAGTCCGCCGGCGAGCGCCCCTGCCGCTGCGGCGCGACCGGCTGCCTCGAGACCGTCGCCGCGGGCTGGGCGCTGACCCAGGGGCTGGTCGACTCCGGCGTCTCCGCCGGCCACATCCGCGACCTCGTCGCCGCCGCACTGGCCGGCGACGCCATCGCCCGGGGTCTGCTGCGCGAGGCCGGCCGCCAGCTCGGCGAGGTGCTGGCGATCGCGATCAACCTGCTCAACCCCGAGGTCGTGGTCATCGGCGGCGACATGGCCGCCGCGTTCGACCTGTTCACCGCGGGGGTACGCGAGACCGTCTACTCGCGCTCCACCGCCCTGGCCACCCGCGACCTGACCTTCGTGCCCTCCACCCACGCCGACTCGACCGGCATGGTCGGTTGCGCAGCGGTGGCGATCAACCACCTGCTCTCCCCCGAGCGCCTCGACGCCCACCTGGGCGCCGGCACCAGGTAGCCCTGGCCGGGTCGACCAAAGGTCAGGGCGTCGCGACCGTGAAGGCGGCCTCGACCTCGGCGTAGACGGTGATGTCGTCGGGGTCGAAGGCCAGGTCGGGGGCCGCCGACCCAGCGTCCGCGAACTTGGCGGCGGCCGGCATGGCCATGGCCGCCGACTCGTACGCCACCTCGCGGCTGACCCCGACGTCGTTGATGCTCCGGACCGCGACCGGGCCGAGGTCGAGGGCATCGGCGTAGTCCTGCGCACGCACCTTGGCCTGGCGCACCGCCTCCTGACGTACGTCCCGCTCGACCTTCAGCCGACTGTCCTTGGTGAGCCGCCAGGAGACCTCGTGGACCTGGAGGCCTTCGTCACCGGCCGAACCGCCGACCCAGGTCGCCAGGGCCGTGAAGTCGACGAACTCGACCGCGAGACCCACGGACGCACGGTGCACGAGCGGCAGCCGCTTGCCGTCCTGGTTCCAGGGCCGCTCGGCCGAGGTGCGCACCCGCTGGACCAGGAACCGCTCGACCGCGCCCTCCTGCTCGAGCCGCTCGAGCTCCATACGCACGCCGTGCAGCCCGCGCTGCAGCCGCTCCATCACCGGCTCGGGCGAGGCGCCCTCGAACCGGATCTCGGCCGAGACCACCCCACGCTCCGGAGCCACCTCGACACTGTGTGACCCACGCACCTTGATCAGGATCTCGCTCATGCCAGGAAACGTACGCCGTCAGGACCTATCCTCACCAGCGTGAATGAAACGAGCCGCCTGCGCCAGATGACAGGACGCGACCCGTACGAGGAGCATCGGGCCGCGACACCCTTGGAGCTGCTCTTCGATCTCACCTTCGTCGTGGCCTTCGGGGTGAGCGGCAACGAGCTGGCCCATCAGCTCGCGGAAGGCCACGTGGCGGCCGGGATCGTCGCGTTCTGCTTCGCGTCGTTCGCGATCTGCTGGGCGTGGATCAACTACTCCTGGATGGCCTCGGCCTACGACACCGACGACTGGGCGTTCCGGCTGCTCACGATGGTGCAGATGGTCGGCGTGATCATCATGGCGCTCGGCCTGCCGGAGATGTTCGAGAGCGTCTACGAGGGCGAGCGGCTCCACAACGAGATCCTCATCGCCGGGTACGTCGTGATGCGGGTCGCCCTCTGCGGCCAGTGGATGCGCGCCTGGCGCCAGGATCCCGCCCGGCGCGGCGCGCACCGGGTCTACCTGATCACGATCCTCACGGCTCAGGTGCTCTGGTGCGTCATCGCCGTCCTGCCGCTCGACGTGGCGACCGCCTTCGCCGCGGCAGCGGTGCCACTGGTCATCGAGCTGGTCGGCCCGTTCATCGCCGAGCGCCACTTCGGCGGCACGCCCTGGCACGCCCACCACATCGCCGAGCGCTACGGCCTGCTGACGATCATCACGCTGGGCGAGGGCGTGATCGGCACCGTCGCGGTGCTGTCGGTGATCGTCCACGACCCGGAGATCGGCTGGACCCTCGAAGCGATCCTCCTGCTCGCGGCCGGGATCGGCCTGACCTTCGGCCAGTGGTGGACCTACTTCATGATCCCCTGGGCCGAGGTGCTCCACCGCCGCCGCGACCGCTCGTTCCTGTGGGGCTACGGACACATCCTGATCTTCGCCTCGATCGCGGCCACCGGCGCCGGCCTCCACGTCGCCGCCTACCTGATGCAGGGCGAGTCCACGCTGGGTGAGGTCGGCACGGTCGCGTCGGTGACCATCCCGGTCGCGGCGTACGCCCTGCTCCTCTACGTCCTCTACAACTCGTTCCTGCACGTGATCGACCCGTTCCACATCCTCCTTGTCGCGCTCACCGGTGTCGTGCTGGTCGCGAGCGTGGTGATGGCGGCCGCAGGAGTGCCGGTGTCGTGGTGCCTCATCGTCGTCGCGCTGGCGCCCGTGGTGACCATCGTCGGCTACGAAGCCGTCGGGCACCGCCACCTGGCCGCCCACCTCGAGGCACTCTGACCCGGCCTGCGGATACCTGATGTGTGGGGATGCCGGTGGGCCAGCTGCTGTCCACAGGTTCCCCACGCTCCGGAGCGTGGGGAACCTACCTGCGGGTGGGGACCTCTCCCCACGGGTGGGTCATCAGGCCTTCGGCTCGGGGCCGGGGTCGCCGTCCTCCGTCTCCTCGGCATCGTCGATCTGCTCGGCGGTGACTGCCCCTTCACCAGGAACGGTCTCGTCGTCGCCGGCCGCGAGGAGGCCGTAGAGCTTGCGGCGGGTGTCGGCGAGGATGTCGGCCGCGGCCTGGCGCTGGGCGTCGGTGCCGGAGGTGGCGAGCTGCCAGACGGCGGGGAGCACCTGGGCGAGCTCGCCGCCGAGGATGCCGAAGCCGGCGAGGTCGCCAACGCCCTGTCCGCGGCCACCACGGCCACCGGCCCGGGCGTTGTCGACGGCCTTGTCGAACGGCTTCCACACCGCGGCCAGCTCGTCCTTGTGCTCGGCGGCGTAGGTCTTGCCGGCCTCGGTCAGCCGGATCGCGCGGCGGCCGTGCTCGTCGTCGGACTCCACGAGGCCCTCGTCCTCGAGCTGCTGGATGGTCGGGTAGACCGAGCCGGGGCTCGGCCGCCACTCACCCGAGCTGCGCTCGGAGATCTGCTGGATCACCTGGTAGCCGTTGATGACCTGGCCCTGCTCGGCCGCTTCGGCCATCACGTAGATGATCGCGGACCGTACGTCACCACGACGGACCCGGGGACCGGGCCGCTGCGGGGGCTGGTTGTCGAAGCCGAGCAGTGCCGCGATCCACGGTGGCGGACCGGCCGGTCCGCGACCGCGACCGTGGTGGCCGCCCTGCCAACCTGGGCCGCCGGGGCCGCCCCATCCGGGACCGCCCCAACCGGGACCACCCTGCCAGCCATGGGAGCGGCGCGGGCCGCCCTTGCCGAACTCTCGACCCATCTGGTCGATCCACTCACCCCAAGGGTTGTTGCTGTAGCTCATCAGTTTCTCTCTCATTCGGAAGACCGGATCGCGTTCCTTCGCGATATATCGTGATCGTACGCCGCTCACGATGCCCGTTCAAGCCAAATGAAGGGAGCCCCCGAAGATCCGGGGGCTCCCTGAGTCAGACCCTGAGGGTCGTCGCTCCGATCAGACGCCAGGCGTCGGCGGCGGAGTCGGGGTCTGCGCGGTCGGCGCGGCCGCACGCGAGGCAGCACTCTCGGCCTGGAGCCGCTCCAGCTGCCGGGCGGCAGCGTCGCGACCACCGAGGCCGAAGGCGAGCGCCGCGGCAGCGGCACCACCGACGACCACGGCACCGAAGCCGAGGTTGATGATCGAGTCGGCCAGACCCATGAACTTCAGCCCGATCGCGACGAACAGCACGATCGTGGCGTACTTCAGGATCTGCGAGGCCGACCCGGGCACCAGCTTGGCGATGACACCGGCGATCACGACACCGGCGGCGATGATCGCGCCACCGAAGATGACCTTGCCACCCAGCTCGAGCACCTCGCTGATGAACGCGGTGATCTGCGGGAACTCCAGCATCTGCGCCGCCATCACGGCGAAGAAGAGCACGATGCCGATCTGGATCACCTTGGTGATCGCCGGAGTCGCGCTCTGGCCGGCGGGCAGCACGTCCATCGAACGGAGCGCGTTGTCGAAGCCGAGCCCGTCGATGATCTGGCCCAGGATGTCGGCGGCGAAGCGGGCGATGAGCACCCCGATGCCGAGCAGGATCGCAGCGGCGATGAGCTTCGGGATCGCCGCCAGGATCATGTTGAGCATGCCCTCGGCAGGCTCCGAGATCGAGCTGATCCCGAGGATCTGCAGAGCGGCGATGGCCACCACGATCATGATGATGGCGTAGAGCACGAGACCAATGACCTTGACGATCTGCGCAGCAGTGCCCGCGGGCACAGCCGGTGCGTCGTACGGGTCGGCGGTGTCGTCGACACCCACCGTCGAGTCAACGCGGCCGGAGAGCTTGCTGCCACTGCCGATCCACTTGTCGAACGGGACCGCACCGAGCGCGGTCTCGACGAGCTGGCGGACGACCTTGGCGACGAGCGCGCCGACAATGAAGACGAAGACCGCGCCGATGAGGTTGGGCAGGAAGCCCAGCACCCCGTCGAGCAGGCCCTGGATCGGCGTCAGCACGTTGCTGAGCTCGAACAGGTCCAGCAGCGCGATCAGGCCGAAGAGCCACACCAGCAAGCCGGCTACAGAGCCGAGGCTCTTGCCG from Nocardioides luteus includes:
- a CDS encoding mechanosensitive ion channel, with product MDAVKDIDWVALGSKVLAAIVIILVTWIIAKIVAWAFAKLTSKIPVLQKAGNDGDTIGKSLGSVAGLLVWLFGLIALLDLFELSNVLTPIQGLLDGVLGFLPNLIGAVFVFIVGALVAKVVRQLVETALGAVPFDKWIGSGSKLSGRVDSTVGVDDTADPYDAPAVPAGTAAQIVKVIGLVLYAIIMIVVAIAALQILGISSISEPAEGMLNMILAAIPKLIAAAILLGIGVLIARFAADILGQIIDGLGFDNALRSMDVLPAGQSATPAITKVIQIGIVLFFAVMAAQMLEFPQITAFISEVLELGGKVIFGGAIIAAGVVIAGVIAKLVPGSASQILKYATIVLFVAIGLKFMGLADSIINLGFGAVVVGGAAAAALAFGLGGRDAAARQLERLQAESAASRAAAPTAQTPTPPPTPGV